The genomic DNA TCGATGTCGGCCCAGCTCTCTTTGATGTGCTGTCTCGTGCGCACGAGGCGGTTGAAGGTTGCGATGAGCCAGATCAACGGGAGGAGGACGATTGCCGCTCCGACGATGATCAGGATGAGCCCGGAGTCTGTTGCGGCGAGCGTCATGCTCTTCTCCCCGACGCGGAGGCCTCTTCGAGTTGCTTGATGACGTGGCGAGGCCAGAGCTCGAAGAAGCTCTTTGACCAGTTGACCATCGACGGGTAATGCTCGGGCTTCCATCGGGTGGTGGCGTCGGTGATGAGGAAACGGCCGTGCTCGATCTCGATGAACCCGGGAAGTGACTTCATCAGGTGCTCCATCATCGGCGGCGACACGATGTCGTACACGAATCGCTTGTCGCGTCCGGAGACGTGGAACCGGCGGCTGAACTCGGCTGATTCGAAGTCGATGTCGTCGAATCCGAGCATGCCGGCGAGTTTATCGAGTACGCCCTCTCGTCGGATGTACATGTCCGGGATGTGAGGGAATGGAGAGACGAGGATGAGGTAGCTGAAGGTGTACCGGCTTGTCCAGGTGTTCTTGCCGTCTGAGTGCTGGACCTCGTAGTAGAAGTCTCCCGCCTTGGCGCGATAGGTGTGATTGCCGATCGTCAGGGGGCCTTGCAAGGTGTTGAAGGCGTGTCGGTTGGTGCCTCTGCGGAATGCGGCGAAGTGGGCGTACTCGTCGTCGTGCGAGCGGTCTTGCTGGGTGGAGAATGTCCAGCCCATTGAATCGGCGAAGGCGCGGAGCGCGGCGAGGCGGCGCAGGTGGGCTTTGTGGACCTGGACGGCGATCGCGATGAGCCCCGCGACGACGAGGATTCCTCCCAGAATGACGAGTGCGGCTTCCATGGGTGTGTCCGTGTGGTGGAAGATAGCCGAATCGATCGGCGTGCGAGCATTGATCTCATGCGTATCGTTGCACGAACCGCGGTTGAGATTTTGATAAAGCCATGGCAGCGAAGAAGGCCAAGAACGACACTCCGACGATCGAGAACCGCCGTGCGCGGTTCGACTATTTCATCCACGACACGCTGGAGACGGGGATCGTTCTGGACGGTACGGAGGTGAAGCCGATTCGCTCGGGCAACTGCTCGCTGGCGGAGGGGTACGTGAAGGTGGAGCCGAATCCGCCACGATTGCTGCTATTCGGCATGACCGTGGGGGAGTATGCCCCTGCGGGGAGCCGCCAGCATGTTGCGGATCGGGCGAGGACACTGCTTGCGCACAAGTCCGAGATTCTGAAGTTGCACCGGCAGGTCATGCAGAAGGGCATGACGATCGTGCCGCTGCGGCTGTACTTCAAGAACGGTTACGCGAAGGTGCTGATCGGTGTTGCGGAGGGCAAGGCGGCACACGACAAGAGGCAGGGGATCGCGGAGCGCGAGGCGAAACGCGACATCGATCGGGCGTTGTCGCGGAAGCGGTTATGAGGGCAGAAGGGTGGCGACTTAGATGCCGCGGCCGCGACCGGACTTTGCGAGTCTGACAGCGAGGGCTGCCCGGCGTTTTTCGCGGTTGATTCGTTCGAGTTCGGCTTGGCGGTCGCCGGTGCTTTGTGATGGTGATTTCTTGGAGGCGGCGTCGAGTTCGGCTTGTGCCTCTGCTTCGACGAGGGTCTCGGTGGGGGTGGCACGCTCTGCGAGAATCGTGAGTGTGTCGCCAGCCATCTGGACGAAGCCGCCATCGACGAGGTAGGAGCGCGTTCCGCCGGTTGTGCTTGCGTCGGCGAAGCGCAGGGAGAGTTCACCGAGACCGAGTCTGGCGACGATGGGCGCTCTGCCGGGAAGGATGCCGAAGAGCCCGTCCCACGCGGGGATAGAGGCATAGGAGACCTGCTCGTCGAGCAGTGACTCTGTGGGGGTTACGAGGCGGCAGCGAAAGGTCTTCGAGGCCATGTGTCAGCTCCGATCCGGGGCATGGGTGTGCCAAGAGGGAGCGATGATAGTCGCGAAATCCGGCTCCGGCCCCTGTGCGGCGGAGGTACGCTCCTGAAGTGCTGAGCCGACGTTATGCCATCATCGCGGTCTTCGGAGCCGGTCTTGTGGCGGTGGCGTGGGTGCGGCTGCTGCTTGGCACGGAGGGATTGGTGTGGCCTCGTGACCCGGAGGTGCTCTCGCTGCGTTGGCACCGGGTGGCTCTGGCGGCGGTGTGTGGGGGTGGGCTCGCGGTTGCTGGCGTGTTGCTTCAGACATTCCTGCGGAACCCGCTCGCGTCGCCTGATCTGACGGGCGTTGCTTCGGGTGCGGGGCTCGGGGTGCTGGTTGCGTCGTACCTGGCTTACAGTGGAGGGCAGACGCTGTCGCCGGTGATGTTCGGTCCGGCGGCGGTGGTCGGGGCGCTTGTGACACTTGCGATTGTCGGTTCGCTTGCCCGGCGGCGGGGGCGCGGAGATCCGATTGCACTTGTGTTGATTGGCGTGTGCGTGGGGATTGTGGCGACGAGCATGGGGCTCTTGGTGCAGCATCTGATGCCGCCCGATCCGGCACGCTCGGCGATTCGATGGATGGTCGGCTCGCTCGATGAGCAGATGCCCGGTTGGGTTGTGGTGGTCGGGGCCGGAGTGGTGGCCAGTGCATCTTTGGTGGTGATTCGGCTGGGTCCATCGCTGGATGCGGCGTCGATGTCGGATGAAGAGGCGGCGTCTGTGGGTGTGCGAGTGCGCGCGCTTCGCGTGCTGATGTTTCTGCTCGCGGGGCTGCTGACTGCGGTTGCGGTGATGCTCGGGGGGCCGATCGGGTTTGTGGGATTGGTGTGTCCGCATCTGGTGAGGTCGCTGGTGGGGCCATCGCATCGAACGCTGGTCGTCGGGACGCTTTTGGTCGGAGCGACGATGTTGATCGGTGCGGACGTGGTTGTCAGACTTGTGAGTCTGGAGTACGGACGTCTGCCTGTCGGGGTTGTGACTGCGCTGCTTGGCGCGCCGGTGTTGATCCTGATGCTGCGGCGCGGGGTCGGGGCGTGGGGAGGGTGAGGGGACCGTGGTGATCCGGCGTCTACCTGAGGACTTTCTCGTCGACGAGCGGCTCGTCGAGGAGGTTCGATCGGGCATTTCGGAGTTGCCGGGCCCGGACCGGCGGATCGCGTTGTACAGGTTGTCGAAGCGGTCGCTCTCAACGCCTGAGGCGGTCGGCAAGATCGCGAAGGCGATTGGTGTGCGTGCGTCTGAGGTTTCATATGCGGGCCTCAAAGACAAGCATGCCGTCACGAAGCAGCAGGTGACGATCGGTGGTCTGCACGGGAGGGTGTGGGAGACGGCTCGGATAGGTCGGTTCGATTCGGATGGGTGCGAGGCGGTGAGAGTGGGGTGGACCCGAGAGACCGCGCGTGCATCGTGGATCGATCACAACCGCTTTGAGATCGTGGTTCGGTCGCTGAGCATCGCGGATGCGGAATCGATTCGTGCCCGGCTGGATGGGATGCGGGCGGCATCCGGGGGTGGTCGGATCGTGCTGCCGAATCTGTTCGGTGAGCAGCGATTCGGGTCGGCGCGTCATGGTCACGGCTTCGCGGCGCGGGCCATGCTGGCTGGAGACTTAGAGGGAGCCCTGCGATTGCTGATCGGTACGCCGGCGCGGAAGGACTCGGGGCTCCGCAGGGAGTTCACGCGCGTGCTCGCCGAGCGATGGGGGGATTGGGGGACGGCGGTGCGGATGCTGCCGGTGTGTCCCGAGCGG from Phycisphaeraceae bacterium includes the following:
- the smpB gene encoding SsrA-binding protein SmpB; this encodes MAAKKAKNDTPTIENRRARFDYFIHDTLETGIVLDGTEVKPIRSGNCSLAEGYVKVEPNPPRLLLFGMTVGEYAPAGSRQHVADRARTLLAHKSEILKLHRQVMQKGMTIVPLRLYFKNGYAKVLIGVAEGKAAHDKRQGIAEREAKRDIDRALSRKRL
- a CDS encoding F0F1 ATP synthase subunit epsilon, yielding MASKTFRCRLVTPTESLLDEQVSYASIPAWDGLFGILPGRAPIVARLGLGELSLRFADASTTGGTRSYLVDGGFVQMAGDTLTILAERATPTETLVEAEAQAELDAASKKSPSQSTGDRQAELERINREKRRAALAVRLAKSGRGRGI
- a CDS encoding iron ABC transporter permease, whose product is MLSRRYAIIAVFGAGLVAVAWVRLLLGTEGLVWPRDPEVLSLRWHRVALAAVCGGGLAVAGVLLQTFLRNPLASPDLTGVASGAGLGVLVASYLAYSGGQTLSPVMFGPAAVVGALVTLAIVGSLARRRGRGDPIALVLIGVCVGIVATSMGLLVQHLMPPDPARSAIRWMVGSLDEQMPGWVVVVGAGVVASASLVVIRLGPSLDAASMSDEEAASVGVRVRALRVLMFLLAGLLTAVAVMLGGPIGFVGLVCPHLVRSLVGPSHRTLVVGTLLVGATMLIGADVVVRLVSLEYGRLPVGVVTALLGAPVLILMLRRGVGAWGG
- the truD gene encoding tRNA pseudouridine(13) synthase TruD, whose product is MIRRLPEDFLVDERLVEEVRSGISELPGPDRRIALYRLSKRSLSTPEAVGKIAKAIGVRASEVSYAGLKDKHAVTKQQVTIGGLHGRVWETARIGRFDSDGCEAVRVGWTRETARASWIDHNRFEIVVRSLSIADAESIRARLDGMRAASGGGRIVLPNLFGEQRFGSARHGHGFAARAMLAGDLEGALRLLIGTPARKDSGLRREFTRVLAERWGDWGTAVRMLPVCPERRAIEILAEGGEARDAFDALPSLTKSMAVEAYQSWLWNRVAKRVLDQTDPGGRGEVEDVEIPTFGPGLVLEGLWADAAREVLHEEGLDPELMRLPGLRRPVFGVVLRRLCVSAFDVEVSEPFADETSPERSSKPCAMRLRFCLPRGSYATVLIRMLEP